The DNA segment TGATTTTGGCTTTTTTTAGTCCAAGTGTGTTACCTTTTATAGTTAGACACTTGAAATGCAACACAACTAATCCATcattaaattaatctaaatgaACTGACaaagatgctctgcagtgaaatagcttaaatacacacatataaagtGACACAATGAAACATTAACTAACGTCAAACCAACAGTGAAgtgctggtatatatatatatatatatatatatatatatatatatatatatatatatatatatatatatatatatacatatatgtgtgtgtgtgtgtatagatactTTTTTATGAAACAATACATTAtgtcaaggtttcccaaactggtgTCTGTGAAGGAACTTCAGGGGGTATATGAGTTTAATCAAAagctaataatgaataaaatcctgaaatgtaaaatttaaataatgattataacaTAAATCACAAGTAATAAAACACTttctaaaaactgaaatattgtatttgtttacctgcatgccaAGTGATCATTAACCAACAATAGAAACCCATGAACATGCAAATATGAtagataattattaaaatattcattttaaaatcttaggagtgcttcaagtaaatatattaggTAAAAGaggttaaaatgacaaaaaattaataataataataataataatattttatataatatatatatatatttttttttaaataaagcatttagaaATGCATGATTTGACCCTGATAAGAAACATTTtaacaccaatttttttttagattttttttcaattatattcaTTTTCAGTATAAAAGAGCATACATATtcagatgttgttgtttttttatttgagccTTTATTACAACTGTTAAAACAATGCATTGATTAAAAACATCTACGCGGAGCCGTATGTACTGTGAAGGTAGTCAATGACGGCAGAAGTACTGGATAAGCTATTGAACACTCTCCTCTCGGGCTGAGAGCTGATGCGCTCCAGCATGTAGATCAGGTGATGGTGGAAACAGGTGAACGGGGTCCCGTGCTCCACAGCGATGTCCACCCAGTCCCACACACACTGCAGCGGGGTCTCCTCGTACCCGGCAAACATGGCAGGATTGGCCAGCAATCCCCGAGCCGCCATCACACCTGCAGAAGTCCAAAAATATCAGACACAAAAACAGCAGAAACAACAAGAGAAATCAAATCAGATGGAGATTAAATGACACGCACCGTCCACCCCTGTGAGCTCGTAGATGGCCTCCACGTCCTGCATGCTCTTGATGTCACCGTTAGCGATGACCGGGATGGAAAGACTGTCCTTTATGGTCTTAATGGCGTCGTAGTGAACGGGCTGGTGTCTCTCGTCAGCGGTACGACCGTGAACTGTGACCCAGGAGACTCCTGCTGCCTCCACCTTCTGACACAGATCCACCGTCTTCCTCATATCCTTGTGAATTCTGAGGGTATGTATTTcaaaaagcagctttacagaataacatattacttatatatatatatatttatgaaaagtaTTGCACTTAAGATAacaagcattacaaaaaaaaacatgaatactgATTATAATTACACATGGAGCAGAAACACGATAATAGAATAACAGGTatatcattaatataaataaaattataaataattatcatgAATATTGGTTAATATACTGTACAAATGGACATACTTTTTATTTCCATCAAAATTTATATAAAGAGTTGGACaataatttagttacatttttttttaaataaggcatatagtacacacacacacacacacacacacatatacatatatatatatatatatatatatatatatacacacacacacacacatatacatatacatacatgcagtATAGCTTCATGAGAGTATACTGTTCATATGCAGTATACAGATAAACGAAAGTTGGACATACTTTAATAACCAACTTTATATAAACAGCTGTCATATAAAGTTATATTCTGTGACGACATCTTAAACATTGATTAAAACACAGttcttttatttacattaatttattgatATTCCAATTGTCCAACAACtttcaaattacacaacacattTTTTGTGTTGCACATTTTGTCAATGTTAATCTCTGTAATGTTGTGTCACTTTGTGTTCACCTTTAAGCTCCCTGAAAACACATCTTAAAGTCAGGAAATCAGATGCTCACCTTATTTTAACCGATACTGTATAGTTGGGATTGTCGATTTGGTTTCGGACATGTCGAACCATGTCTTTCACCAGCTCAGGTTTGTTAATCAGACACGCACCGTAGCCTTCAGACATGGCCCACCTGCAACGAAAACCATGCTACTAATGCAATCTGTGCAGGAAATGTGCAAACTTCAATATCATTCATTCATCAATTTTTGGACATATATGTTGAGAAAGTAAACCCACATCCCATGTATAATACACAGCTTCACAAATCTGGTGTCAACACTCATTCAGGGTAAATCCACATTTTTTTAACATACTTTTAAACATATTACCATTACCTTTGTGGACAGCCGCAGTTCAAATCCACCCCATCTGAGAAAGGAGAAACCACACTCGCCGCATCTGCCAGCGTCTGTGCATCCTTTGCAGCAAACTGGACGATCAACGGTCTGTCAGCTAAGAAATAAACACATGTCATTTGTAATCACTGAGcaaagtcaagtctgctttattgtcaattctttaacatgtacagtacatgcatacagagaattgaaactgtgttactctcagacccccggtacatacagataacactaacagtatagcctaaaaatctagatcaaatataaaatataagatacaacAATAAGGGCATGCAAAAAagtcatataataaaattaaaggcaaatggcagatagagtgcaaaggATGCCTTGCATTAAATGAGCATACAAAAGCACTTTCATGATAGATGGCAATGATTTGTTTACTTttgtatgttaaaatactttaataaagcATGACagtgttaatgtaaaatagagttgagaaccactggcttaGAGGACAACTAGAAGAAACTCTCAACTTACTCTTATTGGTGGTAAATTCACTGTCTCGAGCTTTTGCAGAGCGCATGAAATCAGCTGCAATGATCATTGGGGTGAAACACACATCACAGTCATATTTCCTCACCAGACATCTGAAAGCCAACCTGAAAAATCAGGAATGAACAACAAAGAAAACCATTCGTATCAGAACAACAGATACCTCACCACATGCATACACTACAGGAATCAGTTCGGTGTCTCTTACTTCGAGTATCGGACCATAGGTGCACACACTCTGACTGGTTTTGCCCTGTTAAACAGATCCAAGATATTCCCACTGTCCACTGGGACTTTACTATGCACCTCTGTCATGATTTACAGTCCTACGACGTCACTGGAAATACGTTCGGTTCAAATATACAATATCAAATTCCTTATTAAaacatataccattttttttttacaaaaactgctagCATGTATTTCGTTAAAAAAGCAAGTTCGGTATTGTAAACATTGGAATAAAACACGCGTGGATTCACGAGTAGTAGCTTCTCACTTCCTGTCTCGGTGTTGTGGGTGTGTTTAACCTTTGACCTCGTATCAACAAGAAacgaaatattatttatttactttgataGAGTGATAAATAACTGAACAGAATACATGAACAGAAAACGTTCTAAAATTAGTTAAATCAACATTAGCATGAAATCGTGTCCGTTCGCGAATTTATAATATTGTGACTTCGGTAaaactaattaatattcatgaccaATCGCCGTTGTTCTCCATTCATGTTGTAACGCAGGGATTGTACGTCACTGGTGACATGGCAACGATGGAGGCTAGTCCGGAATCAACAGCGAATACACTGCTGAAAGATGGTAAATCCAGCTTTAATATGATTCCTGTTTTTGAAttgtatatgtgcatgtgtttgtattttaacCAGGCTGATTAATCATCTCGATCGACGCCTTTAGCTGCAGTAATAGCACAGTAACACATAACCTGTGTGTACTGTAATGTTGCAGGATCTCCAGGCGATGCGATCTACTGTTATGCGTTTTTATTTCCTTCCAGAGTGCTATACTGATTTCCTTAAAGAGGGTTTTGATGTGAAGACGTACACAGCTCAAGCCATTCATCATGCTGTCATTGCAGAGCAGCTGGCAAAGCTGGCAGTGGATCAGACAAACACCTGTCAGATGAGACAAACACCTGTCGAGATGAGACAAACACCTGTCAGGTGAGACATACAAGATGAGACAAACACCTGTCAGGATGAGACAAACACCTATCAGATGAGACAAACACCTGTCAGGGTGAGACAAACACCTATCAGGTGGGACATACAAGATGAGACAAACACCTGTCAGGATGAGACAAACACCTATCAGATGAGACAAACACCTGTCAGGGTGAGACAAACACCTATCAGATGAGACAAACACCTGTCAGGATGAAACAAACACCTGTCAGGTTGAGACAAACACCTGTCGAGATGAGACAAACACCTGTCGGGATGAGACAAACACCTGTCAGGTGAGACAAACACCTCTCGAGATGAGACAAACACCTGTCAGGATGAAACAAACACCTGTCAGGATGAGACAAACACCTGTCAGGATGAAACAAACACCTGTCAGATGAGACAAACACCTGTCAGGATGAAACAAACACCTGTCAGGTTGAGACAAACACCTGTCGGGATGAGACAAACACCTGTCGGGAAGAGACAAACACCTGTCGAGATGAGACAAACACCTGTCGGGATGAGACAAACACCTGTCAGGTGAGACAAACACCTGTCGAGATGAGACAAACACCTGTCAGGATGAAACAAACACCTGTCAGGATGAGACAAACACCTGTCAGGATGAAACAAACACCTGTCGAGATGAGACAAACACCTGTCGGGAAGAGACAAACACCTGTCGGGATGAGACAAACACCTGTCAGGATGAAACAAACACCTGTCGGGATGAGACAAACACCTGTCGGGATGAGACAAACACCTGTCAGGATGAGACAAACACCTGTCGGGATGAGACAAACACCTGTCAGGATGAAACAAACACCTGTCAGGATGAGACAAACACCTGTCAGGATGAAACAAACACCTGTCAGGATCAGACAAACACCTGTCGGGATGAGACAAACACCTGTCGGGATGAGACAAACACCTGTCAGGATGAGACAAACACTGGTAACAATGAACAGCTTTCAATGCAGGTCTGTGTTAGGATCATGTCCAGAAAGTTAGAAAGCATGCTTTATGAGATGAATTTGAATGACGTCTGATGATGGCATCTTTAAATCAAATTCTAATTTTCTTTATATTGCAATCATTAGGATCACAGCATGTAATCTAAGCTTTAATACATTCACTGTTTTTTCTTAAATCATTATGTGACATGATTTGTATGCATGGACATTACTTTGACACAGTCACTTCTGAAAACAgattgtaattaattgtaatgtAGTAAAAATGCGTTTTCTGAGAAGCTATTTTGAAACgatgtgtattgtgaaaaacgctatacaaataaatgtgaatggaATTGAATGCACAGTCAGTTTAGCAACTGTCCACCAGAGGGATCCCTTATGACGTGTTAAATTCTTGCACAGTGGATGCAGTTCAGCTCAATCTGAGCAGGAAATTATGGGTGTTTTTGCTTCTAGGTGTCTAACAAATGATGCAGACCAGAATCGTTGCTCTCCACAGTGCTGTGGACAGGTAAATGACTCCATTGAAGGCATTTTAAATggtccaatttaaaaaaaaaagtggtggtTACATCACATGCATGGTTAATAGATATCAGAAAATGTGCTATTTTTGCTATAAATTGAAAATTGCAAGCACCAGTTAGTCAGATGCGTTGCAGTATTTAATAATTATGCATTTCTTATTTCACTTTCCTTTTATTCAGGATAAGGACCAAAATTGTTGACCCTTACAATAAGATTGTGGCACGGACAGCCCAGCTCGCCTGCTTACAGGTTATTTTCTTACTTTTATATCTCATATCTGTCTATCCCTGGATATTCCTAGAGACATTCTGCAGAACTATTATTTCTTCACTGTCTTGCTTTAACAAACGCCGTGCGCCTTTGCTCAGAGGCATGATTTCCATGTTTATTGTCTAGATAGAGACAGCCCCGGCTTTACAATTGTTTTCAGTCAAGACAGATTCAGTAATACACCCAGcatggggagaaaaaaaatgaacactgtgaaaatgaaaatatattttggcgGGATAGATGTATTTTAATATTGACTTAATATTGATTATCACATCCAAAAACAATTCCaatcaaatgaaaatatagatttttctaaaatactttaacatctaaaaagaataataaataaataaatgaatacaaaatttgccaaaaataaaatacatttaaatttgtctttcAAAAATCTTTTGAGAGTGAATTTAGCATGACCTAATATATCTCTTAAATGATTTGTAGTTATTTATTCACTCATTCTAAATCCATATACTTTTGTTTCCTTAGAGGAAAATAAAACTAGTATCTTTGTGCAGTATTTAAAATTTACAGTCTGCTTTTTCATAGTGACCTTCAAAATTAATTTCTGGCAAGTTCCACAAGCAGAACAatgaacaacaaataaaaaagtctGTATTGCCTGTGTGCCATAGTTCATATCTTCTGAAGCTTGCATGATCTACTTTTACTGTGCTTTTTGTTCTCTGTAACTTGACAGATGTGGTCACTGTGTATtgtcatggttaaaaaaaaaagagttcaaaaCATCTATTTTGGCTAAAGGAAAGTCATTTGTGCACCTGCTAGTATCTTTGTGTGGCAAGGCAAGAAAATGcatgcttttatcatgttcacT comes from the Carassius auratus strain Wakin chromosome 4, ASM336829v1, whole genome shotgun sequence genome and includes:
- the LOC113059558 gene encoding conserved oligomeric Golgi complex subunit 5-like is translated as MATMEASPESTANTLLKDECYTDFLKEGFDVKTYTAQAIHHAVIAEQLAKLAVDQTNTCQMRQTPVEMRQTPVRCLTNDADQNRCSPQCCGQDKDQNC
- the dus4l gene encoding tRNA-dihydrouridine(20a/20b) synthase [NAD(P)+]-like isoform X1, which codes for MTEVHSKVPVDSGNILDLFNRAKPVRVCAPMVRYSKLAFRCLVRKYDCDVCFTPMIIAADFMRSAKARDSEFTTNKTDRPLIVQFAAKDAQTLADAASVVSPFSDGVDLNCGCPQRWAMSEGYGACLINKPELVKDMVRHVRNQIDNPNYTVSVKIRIHKDMRKTVDLCQKVEAAGVSWVTVHGRTADERHQPVHYDAIKTIKDSLSIPVIANGDIKSMQDVEAIYELTGVDGVMAARGLLANPAMFAGYEETPLQCVWDWVDIAVEHGTPFTCFHHHLIYMLERISSQPERRVFNSLSSTSAVIDYLHSTYGSA
- the dus4l gene encoding tRNA-dihydrouridine(20a/20b) synthase [NAD(P)+]-like isoform X2; the protein is MTEVHSKVPVDSGNILDLFNRAKPVRVCAPMVRYSKLAFRCLVRKYDCDVCFTPMIIAADFMRSAKARDSEFTTNKTDRPLIVQFAAKDAQTLADAASVVSPFSDGVDLNCGCPQRIHKDMRKTVDLCQKVEAAGVSWVTVHGRTADERHQPVHYDAIKTIKDSLSIPVIANGDIKSMQDVEAIYELTGVDGVMAARGLLANPAMFAGYEETPLQCVWDWVDIAVEHGTPFTCFHHHLIYMLERISSQPERRVFNSLSSTSAVIDYLHSTYGSA